A genome region from Glycine max cultivar Williams 82 chromosome 5, Glycine_max_v4.0, whole genome shotgun sequence includes the following:
- the LOC100776388 gene encoding casein kinase II subunit alpha, protein MALRPFHFNSFSRDRLLFLLCSSLSHSSFPSPLRSPNFPQTFSLRRFAAAPLARPPPPPPPLDAMAQKIGKSTRRPGSSSKARVYADVNVVRPKEYWDYESLNVQWGEQDDYEVVRKVGRGKYSEVFEGVHCTDGEKCVIKILKPVKKKKIKREIKILQNLCGGPNIVQLLDIVRDQQSKTPSLIFEYVNNTDFKVLYPTLSDYEIRYYIYELLKALDYCHSQGIMHRDVKPHNVMIDHEQRKLRLIDWGLAEFYHPGKEYNVRVASRYFKGPELLVDLQDYDYSLDLWSLGCMFAGMIFRKEPFFYGHDNYDQLVKIAKVLGTDGLSAYLDKYRIELDPHLAALIGRHSRKPWAKFINVENHHMAVPEAVDFVDKLLRYDHQERPTAKEAMAHPYFNPVRNAESSRTRAH, encoded by the exons ATGGCCCTAAGGCCCTTCCATTTCAACTCCTTCTCGCGCGATAGATTGCTCTTTCTCCTCTGCTCCTCCCTTTCCCATTCCTCCTTTCCCTCTCCCCTCCGCTCCCCCAATTTCCCCCAAACTTTCTCCCTCCGCCGCTTCGCCGCCGCCCCTCTCGCTCGCCCTCCGCCGCCGCCTCCGCCCCTGGACGCCATGGCCCAGAAAATCGGAAAGTCCACGCGCCGCCCCGGCTCGTCCTCCAAGGCCCGCGTCTACGCCGATGTCAACGTCGTTCGCCCCAAGGAATATTGGGACTACGAGTCCCTCAACGTCCAGTGGGG gGAGCAAGATGATTATGAGGTGGTGAGGAAGGTGGGTAGGGGGAAATACAGTGAGGTGTTCGAAGGTGTTCACTGCACGGACGGTGAGAAATGTGTCATTAAGATCCTGAAACccgtgaagaagaagaag ATCAAGAGGGAAATCAAAATATTACAGAATCTTTGTGGAGGGCCTAATATTGTACAGTTGCTTGACATTGTTAGAGACCAACAGTCGAAGACCCCAAGTCTTATATTTGAATATGTCAATAACACTGATTTTAAAGTGCTCTATCCTACATTGTCAGACTACGAAATAcgatattatatttatgaactTCTGAAG GCACTGGATTATTGCCATTCACAAGGAATCATGCATCGTGATGTGAAACCACATAATGTAATGATTGATCATGAGCAGCGTAAGCTTCGCCTTATAGATTGGGGGCTTGCAGAGTTCTATCATCCTGGGAAAGAATATAATGTTCGCGTGGCATCAAG ATATTTCAAAGGTCCTGAGCTTCTTGTTGATCTTCAAGACTATGATTACTCTCTAGATTTATGGAGTCTTGGTTGTATGTTTGCTGGGATG aTATTCCGTAAGGAGCCATTCTTTTATGGACATGATAACTATGATCAACTGGTCAAAATAGCTAAG GTACTTGGGACAGACGGATTAAGTGCATATTTAGATAAGTATCGAATAGAGTTGGACCCACATCTTGCAGCACTTATCGGGAG GCATAGCCGCAAGCCATGGGCAAAGTTCATTAATGTAGAAAATCATCACATGGCTGTTCCTGAG GCTGTTGACTTTGTTGACAAGTTATTACGCTATGATCACCAAGAACGTCCCACAGCAAAAGAAGCCATG GCCCATCCATACTTCAATCCAGTTAGAAATGCAGAAAGTAGTAGAACTCGTGCACATTGA